One genomic window of Glycine soja cultivar W05 chromosome 9, ASM419377v2, whole genome shotgun sequence includes the following:
- the LOC114425750 gene encoding nudix hydrolase 25-like, with amino-acid sequence MEGLPQGYRPNVGVCLINSDDQIFVASRLNVPGAWQMPQGGIEDGEEPKSAAVRELREETGIVSAEIIAEVQKWLTYDFPPAVKAKVNRLWGGEWHGQAQKWFLMRLTKDDSEVNLANGEAEREFAEWKWADPEEVIEQAVDYKRPTYEEVIRTFKPYFQGSGISAKCKSTKW; translated from the exons ATGGAGGGACTTCCCCAAGGTTACCGTCCCAACGTTGGTGTCTGTCTCATCAACTCCGATGATCag atttttgtGGCTTCTAGGTTGAATGTCCCAGGAGCATGGCAAATGCCTCAG GGGGGAATTGAAGATGGTGAAGAGCCCAAATCTGCTGCCGTTAGGGAACTTCGAGAAGAAACTGGAATAGTGTCTGCTGAGATAATTGCTGAG GTTCAGAAATGGTTGACATATGATTTCCCTCCTGCTGTGAAGGCTAAAGTCAATCGTCTATGGGGAGGTGAATGGCATGGACAGGCTCAAAAGTG GTTTCTTATGAGATTAACAAAAGATGACAGTGAGGTCAACTTAGCTAATGGGGAAGCAGAACGTGAATTTGCAGAATGGAAATGGGCAGACCCTGAAGAAGTTATTGAGCAG GCAGTGGACTACAAGAGACCAACCTATGAAGAAGTTATAAGAACCTTCAAGCCTTACTTTCAAGGGAGTGGAATATCTGCCAAATGTAAATCAACAAAGTGGTGA